Part of the Methanobacterium paludis genome is shown below.
ATTCACCAGAGTCCCCATAGATGTTAAAAAATTGCCAGTTGATTTGATTTCAATTTCAGCCCACACAATCCACGGTCCCAGTAGCATAGGTGCTATTTACATCCGTAAAGGAACTCCAATTAAAAAATGGGTTGACGGAGGATTTCAGGAATTTAACAAACGTGCAGGGATTGAAAATATCCCTGGGGCGGTTGGGTTTGCCAAAGCAGTTGAACTGGTAACTCCTGAAGAAAACAAAAAGATTCAAGAGATGCGTGATCATGTTATCAGTAGAATCATGTCTGAAATACCTCAGACAACTTTAAATGGTCATCCAAAAAGAAGAATTCCTCAAAATGCAAATATCACCTTTGAATTTGTGGAGGGAGAGTCAATAACCTTGCATCTGGATATGAGAGGATTTGCAGTGAGCACAGGATCTGCATGTTTTCATCGTTCCCTTAAAGCCAGTCATGTTATTTTAGGGATAGGTGGGGATCCTGAAAGGGCTCACGGTTCAGTTCGACTTACAATGAGTCGTTACAACACAATGGAAGATATTGATGCTGTGGCAGATGCCCTTGTAGAGGTGGTTGGAAAGTTAAGGGCAATAAGTTCACTGGGCAAATAAAATTGAATTTTGCTCATTAAAGAGTTTACTGGCATTTTTAGACTTAAATAATTTTTAAGTTATTATTTTGAATTGATTTAAAGATTTTGAATAAGGAGACTAGATAATTCCTATATAAAATGCAATTAAGCCGATAATAAAACTAAAAATTGCCGTTAAATGTGTGGATTGTTTCTTTTCATTTCTTACTTTTGTTGAAGTATATATTAAGAGAATAGACAATATCCATAATATTGAAGCTCCTACAATGAAAAATAATTGCATATGTTCCTGCCTCCTGATTTAAACATTTATATTTTTATATTAAATTCTGTTAATTTATTTTAGTTACTTGTTCCCATTTGTTAAATTATGGTTTTAAGTATTTCTTTATCTTTTCAAGCAAATTTTATCTTTCAATCTTTCAAACGAACTTCAAAATTCAGCCATTCACATCTACTTAATTATTTGAAAGTCAGTATATAAAAAAAGCTGATTTTGTAATATATAATAGTGCAATAAGGTCTGAATTTGGTTTAATTCTGGAAAAACTATTTCTTTATTCAAAATCTACAATTAATTACTTGCAGTTAAACACAGATGTTAGTTTAAACTTGTAGAATAAATCGATTAAGAAATAATATTATAAGATGGGAAATTTCACTACTATTCACATAATGGAAGGATTAATAGTTTTTCTCTTCTTTCCCTGTTCATAATATTCTGATTTTCTTTTGTTTGTACTGTTTGTGTTTCTTGTAACTGTCTTATTAAAATTAGGTGAATACATTATTTTTCATAGAGCATCAATTTTAAATTTGGTATCGAAAGCTGCTATTTTTGGAAATAACGGTCTATTTTACCATAAACAAAAAAAAGCTCCAATATTATTTAAATCACATTTATACGATTAAAAATCATTTATATCCTCTTTTACTTACTTAAAATCCATATTCACGTATAAAGAAACTTTACTTGTTTTAGTTTAGTAATACGACCTTTATCATATCTACATAAAAACATTAAATAGGCTTTTTTTGATTAAATAAGGTTTAAGATAAGCTATTTTACTAAAAGATGGAATAGATAAGTTTTATACCAAAGTGGTGAATTTAAAAACTTCATAGAGGGCCTTAAATTCAAAACACGACTTTATGACGGTCTTTTTTTGAAAAAAAAATAAAAACATTTATATGCAAAGTTAATGTTACCATCTTATAGTGTCTAAGGTTCTATGGCTTTAATTCATAGGACAAAAAGACATGGAGGCGGTATAATTAAGTGGAAATTATTTATGGCAATGTTTCTCTTGTGTGGGGTGGCATTACTTAATTTAAGTGATGCAGCAGCCTCAAATGTAAATTCCACCAATTCTAGTGCTCCTCATGTGACAGCAGTAGATCCATCCAACAACGCAGTGAATGTTCAAGTGAACAAGGTGATCAACGTCACCTTCAATGAATCAATAAAAAAAGGCAGTAATTGGATAGAACTTCAAAACAGTAACGGAACACTGGTACCTATCAGTACTTCTATCAGCGGTAACGTGTTAACTATAACACCAAACAACAATTTAACTAACGGAATTAAATACACAGTACTTATACACACAGGCAGTGTAACGGATTTAGCTGGTAACAATGTAGCTGGTTATGTAACCCGTTTCACAACTGACGGTACTGCACCCACTGTAAAAAGTTCAGATCCATCCAACAAAGCTGTTGATGTTCTTCTAAACAAGGTGATTAAGGTCACCTTCAGCGAGGCAATAAAAACAGGCAGTAATTGGATAGAACTCCAAGACAGTAACGGAACAATCGTACCTATCAAAACTTCTATCAGCGGTAACGTGTTAACAGTAACACCACTCAGCAATCTAAGTGAAGAAACTAACTATGTTCTGCTCATACATACAGGCAGTGTAACGGATTTAGCTGGTAACAATGCAGGGGGTTATGTGACCCGGTTCAGAACTGACACTCCTTTTAATCAAGCAGCATTCAATCAGATTATGAGGACAGCTTCAAAATTTGGATATTGCAGTGGAATCAGTACAGCTTCAGGTATTGCAAAATGTTGTCGCGGTGACTGTTGGGCTATGAGTGCTTATTTGTTCCAGCGTTTATCTGCAGCAAATATTACCTGTAGGATAGAACAGTACTCTACATCCTCTTCATCGAGACACAGATCTGTCCAATATTTGTTGAATGGTTCATGGGTAAATGTTCCATATGCAACATGGGGATTTAATTGGAATTTCAGAAACACAGCCAACATTAAATATGGATGTACTATAGCTCAATCTTAAAGGAACGTACTATAGTTCAATCCAAAAATGTTTGGAGTAAATGAATAATATGAAAGCAAGTCAACAGTTAAAGCAAACTGTTGATTAAACCTTTTTTATTTTTTTGTTAGAATTTGATCTATTCAAGATGGTCTATTTTTGCACAGCTATTTCTTGCAGGGATAATCAATTTGTTTTAGATTGGTTATTATCATCTTATTATATTCCAAATTAACTTCGAAATATTTAATTTAACCATTACTTGAATATAATCTACTCATAATCATAACTGTTATACTTGGGCTTTGATTATGGTTCGGTTTCATATCTGGTTATGGTGCTGGTTTTAATGTCGATTGTTGCCCAGTTAGTGTCGATTGCTTTGCCCAATTATGTACAAATAAATCTGTGATTTTTCATCTACTTTAACTGGTTTCCATCCTCCCAATGTCCAGTAATACGAAACAATCCGAGTTCCGGGCTTAACCTCTTTTAATAATTTTTGTTTCAACCGTTGATTCGTTCCTCGCCATAAAAACAGGGTCACTACAGTTGCAGGACTCAGGTTCTGGTGGAAAAAATTGCCCCAAACAATTTTCACATGTTTTCGAAGACTGAATACTGATACTGCCATCATGGACCAGAGCACACGTAATGGGTCTATTTCTATTCCCACAGCTCTTGCATGGTACATTTTGGCTGCCGTTTGTACAATCCTGCCATCGCCAGACCCTAGATCATAGACAATATCTTCTGAACTGACATCAGCAATATCCAGCATCTTCTTCACGACTTCTTTAGAAGCAGGCTGCCAACCTGCGCCTACAATAAATGTCCATAGTACCCATGTTGCCGATAAAACAAGTACTATGAATATAATTAAGAAAATTGTGGATATGGCTAGCACATTTGAAGCTCCTTTTTTTTACTGTTTTAAATTATGCCAATTCATGAATATATTTTTGTTATTAAGAAGTTATCATGCTTTTAAATTAAAAATTATTTTTTATATTTTTTTTGTTAATATGTTCATTGTATTTCGTATTTTTAATATGGATCAAGTGTCATATTATAAAGTTAATAAAGAATTTAAAAAATTCAAAATAAGATTGTAATAAAAATTCAAGAATCTAAAAGACTCTCTAAAATATGTTTCATTTGATTGGTAGGTTGCATCTGGTTGGTAAAATCGATTCGGTGGGGTCATGTTTTTGGTGGAAAATTTGAATTCACCACCCAATCAACAGGTCTGACACCTATTTTTCCATATTCCGTTTCAGTATTTAGGGTTTAGAAATCCCTGAAAAACTTAAATAAACCAAAATGAGAGGTGAATAAATGTACAGGAAAATACTTTTACCCACCGATGGATCAGAAAATGCAAAACGGGCTGGAAAACATGCTATATGGATTGCAGATGTCAGTAAAGCAGATATTGTTGTTTTAAATGTGGTGGAACCATATTATCCGAGGATGCCGACTATGCCCAATTTCAGGGAAAACCTTTACAATGAATTAAGGGAAGAAGGCCGTAGAGCTGTTGAAAAATTTAAAAAAGATTTAGAAGATAATCAATGTAAAGGAGTATGTGAAAATATCAATCTAACCACTGAAATCAAGGAAGGAAAACCATATCTTGAGATACTTAGGACCATTGATGAAGAGGGTATTGATCTGGTGGTTATGGGAGCATCTGGAAGGCACGGTCTGGACAGATTCATGCTGGGAAGCGTTACAGAAAGAGTGGTAAGAGAATCTAAATCTCCTGTTTTGGTTGTACCATAAATTCTTCCAAGAATTTCTTTTAAAAAGAAGATTTAATAAAAAGAAGATTTAATTTAAGGTTTTTTAATTCCCCCAAAAGCTGAAGGATTACATCGAGTTTCAATTGACTGCATAAAATATATGAATAGATCGTATCTGGTTTAATGAGATTTAATTAACTGGAGATCTTTGTGAAGGCTCAAAATATATAATTTAAAATATACAAGAGATATAAAAAACTATTATTTGGAAAAGTTAAAGTAAAATAATAAATGTATGTTTTAGTGGCAGGTGAATTTATGTCAAGTGTGAGCCGGAGGGAAAGAGAAAGGGAACAGAGGCGAAATGATATCACTGTCGCAGCTGAGAAACTATTCTTTTCCAAGGGTTATGATGGTGTTTCCATGAATGATATTGCCAAAGAAGCAGAGCTTAGTAAAGCAACTCTTTATCTTTACTTTGATAATAAAGAAGCACTGTTTTTTTCCATTGTCCTGCGTGGAACCATAATTTTAAATGAAATTATTAAACAGGAAATTAGTAAATTTGAAAAGGGTATTGAAAAACTTGGTGCATTATTAGATGCATACTTTGAGTTTGCTCAAAATTATCCTGACTATCTTAAGATCTACAACTATTTCCAGTCCGGAAAATTTGATTTAAAAAATATATTAACAAATGACTATATGAAAAAAATTATTAGCCAATCAAATGGAGTTGTTAATATTCCCTTTGATTTTTCCAATTCAGATATTTCATATTCAAATGAGGTTATGAAACTACAAAATGAAATGTTTTTAACGGTCTATGAATCGGTAGAAATAGGAATGGCTGATGGAACAATATGTTCTGATGTTGATCCAACAGAAATTGCAGTTTTAGTAATCTTGATCACTGAGAATATTCTTAATATGCGCCCAGATCTTAAAAATGCACTTGAGAAACAAAGTATTCATCAAAAGAAATTTGTAGTTGATACAATTGATTTGTTGAATCAAATGCTGGGAAATATCAAAAAATCTCAATGATCAGAGAATAATCCGAATTTATCAAGATCTTGATATTTTAACCAAGTCAAGTTGATATAAGTGTATTGAACCAACTTTCTAATTTTTTCCTATTTTTTTTCATGTGGAATTTGGATTTGTTTTCAAAAGTTCCACATTCTAAAATGTTTGATTTTAAAGATAGTTGAAACAAAAACTATATAAAGAATTAAACATCAGTTATAAAATGACTGATGGTAATATTATTACTAAAGGTCATTAAAATTTCACAACTTGAATAAAGGAGGAATGAAATGCGATCTGTAGAAATAAATAGGGATATGGATGCCAAAAAGAAGCTAATAATGACTTTATATTGGATAAACCGAAAAACAGCAACGATTGAGGGATGTGCTCCATTTTTAATTCGAAGGATCAAAACAGAAGAAAACACTCTATTGGCAGAGGAAGGAAAATTTTTAAAATTTTCTGAGAATGTTTTAGGGGATGTGTTGACGAATATGGAGGACTTAAAATTGGTCGAGTTCGATATTAATTTTGGTAAAGAAGATATAAGAGCATCTATCTATGAAAACACCCTCTCTGTATCTTTATCAAGAACAAAGGAACTGGAGGATGAAATAATTGAAAAACTAAAACAAGAATCAGAAAGAAAATACCCTCATGTGTGTTCAAAATTTCACAAGCGTTTGGGAATCTATAATAAATATTAGTTTTTATATTGACTTTTGATGGATTTATCGATGCACTGGATTATATATACAGTGAATAAGTGTTAACTTCACCTTTTTACTTTACTAAATGTATATGAAAAATTATATATACTACAAACTAACGGTTATTAAATAACCATTGGTCATAATATAACCATGGGTTTAGTATGGTAAATATCTGGAAAGAAATGGTTTCTGGAAAGAATGGTTAAGAATATATATTTGTTCAAAACCAGGCATATTACTTTAAAAAGTGTTGAAATTTATTAATCAATCGAGAAGATTTAAATGGAAGGATTAAAACAGAAAAAACTAAATTTAGAGGATAATCTCTATAAAAATCGGCGCATAATTCTATTTATAGTTTTTATAGGCATATTCATGTCGAGTTTGGATGCTTACATGGTAAGCATAGCTCTCCCTAACATCACAACATCACTCAACGTTAACATCACTCAATCCCAATGGGTGATAACCGGATACCTCCTTGTAATGACCGGCTTATTCATACCCCTTGGAAAGGCCTCGGAATACACTGGAAAGACAAAAATGTTCATTGCAGGATTTTCCCTTTTTACCGTAAGCTCCCTTGCATGTGGAATTGCGACGAATCTTGACCAACTGACAATATTCCGTCTTATCCAAGCTGCAGGGGCTTCAATGGTGCTTGGAGTTGGGGGTGCGATTATATTTCTGGTAGCATTGCCTGAAGAACGGGGAAGGGTAATGGGATACTTGGGGGCAGTTACATCTATAGCTGCACTTTTAGGTCCAGTAATTGGGGGTTTGATTACAGAATTATTGGGATGGCATTATATGTTCTTAATAAATGTTCCAATTGGTATTCTGCTCTTTATATTTGCTTTAAAATACCTTAAAATTCCTGAAGTAACTTCTGAAAGATTTGAAATGGACTGGATAGGAGCTTTAAGTTTAATAGTTTTTGTAACCTCCTTTTTGATGTTCTGCAGCGAACTTCAAAGTGGAATTAAGATAACTTCTCAATTAGCGATCTATGGTGTTCTGGGTTTACTTTCACTTTTGGCATTCATATTAAAGGAATCAAAATATGAAAAACCATTGTTGGATCTATCCATATTCAAAAATAAACTGTTCACACTTGCAATCCTGAGCATGATGCTATTCAACATGGCCATAGCTGTTGCAAATTTCCTTGGACCATTCTACTTCCAGGGAGTTATGGGTTACAACCCCTCACAAGTAGGTCTATTGTTTTTGATGGTACCGTTAATTATGGTGGTTGCATCTCCACTTGGAGGATGGATCTATGATAAACACCACCAAAAATACGCAGCTGCATCTGGAGTGATTTTAGCAGCATTTGCATTCTTTTTAATGGCTTATGCATTCTCAAAAATGAACATAATTCTTATTATGCTGTCATTTGCTTTGTGGGGTGTTGGAAGAGGATTGTACAATGGACCTAACGGTACCGAGACAATGAGTGCTCTTCCCCCTCAAAGGACTGCAACCGCATCAACTGTAATGTTCACAACAGGAAGCCTTGCAATGGCCATTGGAATTTCACTTGCAACTGTGGCTTTAACCCTGCAACTGAGTATGGCCGGTTACAATGGAGCTGTACTTGCAGCAGGACATGCACTGCTTTCAAGCTCAATCAGTGCCATTATACTGGTTGCAGGTTTTGTGTGTGTGGTATCATCCATTGTGGCGGTATTAAGAAACATTTGAATTGTTACAATTTGGAATAAATATTATTATTCAAATTTAATTAAATTATTAAAAACATGAATAATGAAATAAGAGGTGTGTTAAATGGACATTGAAATTTTTCCCCACAGATATTTGAGTGCGGACACAACTGAGAAGTTATTGAGGGATCTTGAGGAAATTGAAGGTGTAAAAAGAATGGTTTTACAGGGACAGAGACTTCCTCCCGCAGAAAGTGGACATCCAGATCGTAGAATCATAACAATCAAAGGTGAAGAAATTGATTTGCAAGTTAAAACAGGCAGGGTTTTAATGGAAATTGAAAGTGAAGAGATTATAAGTAGCATAAAACATGTATGTAAGGATAATTTGCCATTTGGTTTCAATATCCATGTTGGAACTTTCATAAGGAAACAAAAAACGGTTACAGATAAGTTGAAGTACGGAGAAAATCTAGATGAACTGCCAGAGAACATGATTGGTTTAACTGACCAGAATGCACTGCTCAAAGAACGAGCAACCATAATTAAGAGAAAAAATTAATTTGAGTTGGTTACGTTCATTGGAATTAGTAAGGTCTGTTTGATAAATCAAAGAGGATTAGTTAACAATTAAGAAATATTGCTTTAATTAATCCTAAATCATTTTTTTATTTAATTTAGTAACTTTTAATGTCGGTTTAAGTTATAGTTTTGTTTAAAGTTATAAAATAAGAATAAAAACCTTTTAAACAATCAGTAAATACTAAAACAGATATCATGGCTGTTCTTTTATTAATATGTTGGATTGGTAACATACATTTGCTGTGGCATTTTTTGCCGGGAATCTAAAAGTAAATGGGATGTTGCTGACAGCTGTGTTTCATACTATGAAGATGCAGGGGCTGAGTGTTTTGAAGTTAAAAATTTACAACAGCTATCTGATCTTATAAGTGAAATTTAACATGTTAAATTGTTTTTTTGTTTTATAAATAATACCATTTAAAACCAACCACACCATTTAATAATAGTGTAATCAATAAGTCTAATTTTAAAATATTTTAAAAAATTTAAGAAGTAATAAACGTTTTAAAGTAATGAATATGAATTTAAGACATTATACAATCCTTCAAGTGCTTAAAATTTAAGCATACCCAAAAATGGGTGTTCAAGTTAAATACAGGTTTAAACATGTTTAAAAAGATAGTCATTATCATAGCATTCTTATTTGCAATTGCGCTTGCCTACAGTTATTTTATTGAACCATACATGATTGAAACCAAGGAAATTACGATTCAGTCGGATCAGATTCCTGCGGAGTTCAACGGTAAAACAATAGTATTTATAACTGACATTCACTGCAGCCAGTTTTTCAGTGCCGAAAGAGTTGGAAGTCTTGTAAATCAGGTGAATGCATTGAATCCTGACATGGTTCTGCTTGGAGGGGACTATGTGACCGATGATACGGCATACATTCAACCATGTTTCTCTCAGCTTTCTAAACTCAAGGCCCCCCTTGGAGTTTACGGCGTTCTTGGAAACAACGACCCGTACAATGCAACTATAGCTGCAATGGAAAATGCAGGGATCACTTACATAGGTAACAAAGGGCTTTGGATTGAAGAGAACGGTCAAAGAATTCGTTTAGGTGGTGTTGGAGATCTTGACACGGATATTCCGTACCAGGGACCTACCATAGGTGCTGTAAATTCAAGTGATTTTGTTATAATGGTTTCACACAAACCTGACTATTTCCCACTTCTAAATAAAAAGCTGGTGGATCTCATGTTTGCAGGCCACACTCACGGAGGACAGGTCACATTTTTCGGACTTTGGGCACCATTTACAGGTTCAAAGTATGGGCAGAAGTATCTCACAGGGGTAAAAGAATCAGGTAACAGTACAATGATAGTAAGTAACGGAATAGGAACTGTAAAGGTGCCTTTAAGGTTTTTTGCAAGGCCTCAGATCATTGTGGTGAAGTTAGAAAGAACGAGTTAGTGGCTGAATTAGGAGATATTACGAATTGGATTGTTAAATCAAGAGATGAATCAAGGGATATTCAAATTGTGGATATTTCAATTGTGATTAGATAGTTTACTTCTAATTAACCTAATTCCACATTAATTATTCCTTGACACTCCGTTCTTTGATACATTTCCGTTCTTTGATATACTCCTATTTTTTCCCAATTTTTTCTTCTAATTCTTTCTTATTCTCCAGTATAACCTTTTCAAGGGGATTAATTTCTAAAGCCTTATCATAATAGTCAAGGGCTTCACGATATCTTCCAAGTTTATTGAGAATCATGCCTTTATTATTTAATATGTTAACTTGGTCTGATTCATTTAAGGGCATTTCTAACATTTTATCTGTGCATTTTAAGGCACCTTCAAAGTCATCATTAATGTAAAGAATGACAGATTTATTGTACCATGCTCTAAGGAAGCTAGGATCTAACTCTATTGCTTTTTCATAACATTTCAAGGCTTCCATGTTATCTCCCATGTTATTGAATGCCACCCCTTTATCGCACCATGCAGCAGCAAATTCTGGATCGAAAGCTAAAGTGCTATCAAAATGTTTAATAGCACCTACAAAATCTCCCTTTTGAATTTTTTCTAACCCTTTTTTATAAAATGAATTTCTATCTGGTCCCAGTAAACCCATTTAAACCCTCCTTATAATCCATAGTCTAATTTAATTAAATCTCTTAAAAACATTTTTTCTTTTTTATCTTAACAGTTTGGAATGCCTAGTAAAATTTATTAATAAAACCCACAACTACCATTAATGATCGAAGTTGGATTCACCATCCACAGAACTTCATATGATTTTTATTATTCTTGGAAAAGAAGGTGAGATTTATGGCGGAAAACCTTAATCAAATTAATTTATATGTTAATGATGTGAAGGGAATCAATAATAAAATTAAAATAGAGTTTGAGTATATTTACAAAATTAAGTCGAATTCAAATGAATTTAAAGAGTGCCTTAACAGATTAATGGATTTTAGATGTTACGAAGTTTATCCGGATGAATTTGTTGAAAAACAGATAATTATAACTGAAACGGGAAAAAAGAGTTTCCTTAAGGTTATATTTGAAATTCCCTTCGTTGATAAAGACAGTGAATTAAAAAAATTCAATGAAAATTTAAAAAGTTTGGGGCTCCATGTAGCTAATGCAGGTTACATGCGATGCGTTGTGGGTTGTTAAGGATTTAATGTCAATTACTAAATTTTTGCTTGTCCATTTTTTTTTAAATGATTTTTATGAGTAGATTAAGGAGTATCCTTATCAGATCAGTTCAATGAATATCTAGGCAATGTGGGGTGTTAACTAAATAATTTTTTGCAGTTTTTTCTATTTTGTTTGTGGTTGTTTGGGTTGAGTGTATTGTATGTGCTACGATTTGTTTGGTCTGAAGTGTGAGAACATCGCATTGAAGACAGTTTTTAAACAGGTCTTAGTATATTATGAGGACTTAAACCCTTGCGAATAGCGAATTGTTTAGGTTTGATGTTGGTTTGGTAGAAATGTGTGTGGTGATATTTGGTTGCTAAATTGAATATCATTTTCCCGTATATTTTTATACGATTTTCCAAAAAAAAATTATATTTCGAAAGAAGTATTTTTTTTGTATTTGAGTTAATTTAATTTTTTTTACTTTCCCAAGTAAGAAATTGTGCTTTTTGAATTTGAAATCCGCCTTATATTTGGCAAACTTGATTTAATTTTATATTAAATCCGTTTGATCCTGGCGGAGGCCACTGCTATTGGGGTTCGATTAAGCCATGCAAGTCGAACGAAATCCTTCGGGATTTCGTGGCAAACGGCTCAGTAACACGTGGATAACCTACCCTTAGGACTGGGATAACCCTGGGAAACTGGGGATAATACCGGATACATGGAGGTTCCTGGAATGGTTCTCCATTGAAATGTTCCGACGCCTAAGGATGGATCTGCGGCCGATTAGGTAGTTGGTGGGGTAAAGGCCCACCAAGCCTGTGATCGGTACGGGTTGTGAGAGCAAGAGCCCGGAGATGGAACCTGAGACAAGGTTCCAGGCCCTACGGGGCGCAGCAGGCGCGAAACCTCCGCAATGCGAGCAATCGCGACGGGGGGACCCCAAGTGCCACTCTTAACGGGGTGGCTTTTCTTGAGTGTAAAAAGCTCTTGGAATAAGAGCTGGGCAAGACCGGTGCCAGCCGCCGCGGTAACACCGGCAGCTCAAGTGGTGGCCATTTTTATTGGGCCTAAAGCGTTCGTAGCCGGCCTGATAAGTCTCTGGTGAAATCCTACAGCTTAACTGTGGGAATTGCTGGAGATACTATTAGGCTTGAGGTCGGGAGAGGTTAGCGGTACTCCCAGGGTAGGGGTGAAATCCTATAATCCTGGGAGGACCACCTGTGGCGAAGGCGGCTAACTGGAACGAACCTGACGGTGAGTAACGAAAGCCAG
Proteins encoded:
- a CDS encoding cysteine desulfurase family protein produces the protein MQDKKYIYLDNASVTRLDERVLEEMKPYFFDTYAIPTSETGYSMGIEASEALDKSRETIANALGAEKEELIFTSSSTESSNMALKGVAMALGDKKGKHIIVSKIEDFPVLNSAKTLENQGFKVTYLDVDEDGLVDVENLKESITDETILVSIQHANQEIGTIQDIEAIGHVCHEKNVIFHTDATHTFTRVPIDVKKLPVDLISISAHTIHGPSSIGAIYIRKGTPIKKWVDGGFQEFNKRAGIENIPGAVGFAKAVELVTPEENKKIQEMRDHVISRIMSEIPQTTLNGHPKRRIPQNANITFEFVEGESITLHLDMRGFAVSTGSACFHRSLKASHVILGIGGDPERAHGSVRLTMSRYNTMEDIDAVADALVEVVGKLRAISSLGK
- a CDS encoding Ig-like domain-containing protein; translation: MAMFLLCGVALLNLSDAAASNVNSTNSSAPHVTAVDPSNNAVNVQVNKVINVTFNESIKKGSNWIELQNSNGTLVPISTSISGNVLTITPNNNLTNGIKYTVLIHTGSVTDLAGNNVAGYVTRFTTDGTAPTVKSSDPSNKAVDVLLNKVIKVTFSEAIKTGSNWIELQDSNGTIVPIKTSISGNVLTVTPLSNLSEETNYVLLIHTGSVTDLAGNNAGGYVTRFRTDTPFNQAAFNQIMRTASKFGYCSGISTASGIAKCCRGDCWAMSAYLFQRLSAANITCRIEQYSTSSSSRHRSVQYLLNGSWVNVPYATWGFNWNFRNTANIKYGCTIAQS
- a CDS encoding methyltransferase, with protein sequence MLAISTIFLIIFIVLVLSATWVLWTFIVGAGWQPASKEVVKKMLDIADVSSEDIVYDLGSGDGRIVQTAAKMYHARAVGIEIDPLRVLWSMMAVSVFSLRKHVKIVWGNFFHQNLSPATVVTLFLWRGTNQRLKQKLLKEVKPGTRIVSYYWTLGGWKPVKVDEKSQIYLYIIGQSNRH
- a CDS encoding universal stress protein — encoded protein: MYRKILLPTDGSENAKRAGKHAIWIADVSKADIVVLNVVEPYYPRMPTMPNFRENLYNELREEGRRAVEKFKKDLEDNQCKGVCENINLTTEIKEGKPYLEILRTIDEEGIDLVVMGASGRHGLDRFMLGSVTERVVRESKSPVLVVP
- a CDS encoding TetR/AcrR family transcriptional regulator; protein product: MAGEFMSSVSRREREREQRRNDITVAAEKLFFSKGYDGVSMNDIAKEAELSKATLYLYFDNKEALFFSIVLRGTIILNEIIKQEISKFEKGIEKLGALLDAYFEFAQNYPDYLKIYNYFQSGKFDLKNILTNDYMKKIISQSNGVVNIPFDFSNSDISYSNEVMKLQNEMFLTVYESVEIGMADGTICSDVDPTEIAVLVILITENILNMRPDLKNALEKQSIHQKKFVVDTIDLLNQMLGNIKKSQ
- a CDS encoding DHA2 family efflux MFS transporter permease subunit, whose amino-acid sequence is MEGLKQKKLNLEDNLYKNRRIILFIVFIGIFMSSLDAYMVSIALPNITTSLNVNITQSQWVITGYLLVMTGLFIPLGKASEYTGKTKMFIAGFSLFTVSSLACGIATNLDQLTIFRLIQAAGASMVLGVGGAIIFLVALPEERGRVMGYLGAVTSIAALLGPVIGGLITELLGWHYMFLINVPIGILLFIFALKYLKIPEVTSERFEMDWIGALSLIVFVTSFLMFCSELQSGIKITSQLAIYGVLGLLSLLAFILKESKYEKPLLDLSIFKNKLFTLAILSMMLFNMAIAVANFLGPFYFQGVMGYNPSQVGLLFLMVPLIMVVASPLGGWIYDKHHQKYAAASGVILAAFAFFLMAYAFSKMNIILIMLSFALWGVGRGLYNGPNGTETMSALPPQRTATASTVMFTTGSLAMAIGISLATVALTLQLSMAGYNGAVLAAGHALLSSSISAIILVAGFVCVVSSIVAVLRNI
- the mcrD gene encoding methyl-coenzyme M reductase operon protein D; translation: MDIEIFPHRYLSADTTEKLLRDLEEIEGVKRMVLQGQRLPPAESGHPDRRIITIKGEEIDLQVKTGRVLMEIESEEIISSIKHVCKDNLPFGFNIHVGTFIRKQKTVTDKLKYGENLDELPENMIGLTDQNALLKERATIIKRKN
- a CDS encoding metallophosphoesterase produces the protein MFKKIVIIIAFLFAIALAYSYFIEPYMIETKEITIQSDQIPAEFNGKTIVFITDIHCSQFFSAERVGSLVNQVNALNPDMVLLGGDYVTDDTAYIQPCFSQLSKLKAPLGVYGVLGNNDPYNATIAAMENAGITYIGNKGLWIEENGQRIRLGGVGDLDTDIPYQGPTIGAVNSSDFVIMVSHKPDYFPLLNKKLVDLMFAGHTHGGQVTFFGLWAPFTGSKYGQKYLTGVKESGNSTMIVSNGIGTVKVPLRFFARPQIIVVKLERTS
- a CDS encoding tetratricopeptide repeat protein; translation: MGLLGPDRNSFYKKGLEKIQKGDFVGAIKHFDSTLAFDPEFAAAWCDKGVAFNNMGDNMEALKCYEKAIELDPSFLRAWYNKSVILYINDDFEGALKCTDKMLEMPLNESDQVNILNNKGMILNKLGRYREALDYYDKALEINPLEKVILENKKELEEKIGKK